The Phormidium sp. PBR-2020 DNA segment ATTCGGTTAGGGGGTGCGGGTAAACTGGGTTGGGTCGATGTATTAGATTGTATCTAGGGGTTGCTCGATTTTTGAAGGGTTTTGGGGAAGTTACAATAAGTCGAGCATTTTGTCAAGTCTTTTTGTCAGATAATTGCGGTATTATGAGTTTAGATCGTCAGATTCAAACCTTGGTTGACAATGCGCCCCAGGATGGGTCGACACCGGGGGCGATCGCGGCGATCGCACCGGTTCTTAAAGCCTTTGCCGATCGCCTGCGTCATCGAGACTATTACATTCTACAAACCCCCGATGGCAATTGGCTGATGACAACGTTGAGTAATCGTCTTAATGCCGATTTGGAGAAATCCGTGGTGTATGGCTTTCCCAGTTTTGAGGATGCCAAAGCCAGTGAACCCGAAAGTGACGCTCCCCAGTTGGTGGCAGTGTCACGTCCGGTTACCCATATTTTATTTCAGTTACTGGCGTTGGAGAGGGTGGAAAGTTTGATTTTCTTTGAAACCCCAGGAGAGCGAGAAACTGGGGTCGAGGTGAAACGTCAAGACCTTCAACAAGCCGTGGCCTTGCAATTGCAACAGTATCGCTCTGCACCCCCGTCTAATTTAGCGTAGCCCGTCCTCTGTCAGGTTTCTGGGTTTGTCTGGCTATCATGTTCCCTAAGTTATCAACGGATGCCAACCCTCACATCAATTCGCACGCCTCTACGCTATCCTGGCGGTAAATCCAAAGCACTCCGCCAGATTTTTGCAAAATTTCCCACTGCCTTTGATGCCTATCGAGAACCCTTTGTTGGGGGTGGATCAGTCTTTATTGAACTCAAGAAGCAGCAGCCCAATTTACCCATTTGGATTAACGATCTCAATCCGGATGTCTATTGCTTCTGGAAATGTGCTCAATCCCATCTTTCTGAGTTTAGCCAAGAGGTACGGCAAATTAAAGAAACCCGTCAGGATGGACGGGAGTTATTTCAAGAACTGGCAACAGTTGACGTGAGTCAACTATCTGAATTAGAACGGGCCATTCGTTTTTTTGTCCTCAATCGCATCACCTTCTCAGGAACCATTGAAGCGGGAGGCTATTCGCAAAAGTCCTTTGAGCAGCGATTTACAGACTCTTCAATTGACCGTTTAAGTGCGTTGGGCCCCGTATTAGAGGGGGTTAACATCACCAACCTAGATTTTAGTGAGTTGTTGCAAGCCGAAAAAGGGTCTGAGGGCGATCGCACCTTCATTTTTCTCGACCCCCCCTACCTCAGTGCCACCAAATCGAAACTCTATGGCAAACGGGGTCATTACCATAGCCAGTTTGACCATAACCGCTTTGCTCAGGTCTTAGCCACCTGTCCTCATGACTGGCTGATTACCTATGATGACTCTCCTCAAGTTCGGGAGAATTTCCGGTTTGCCAACCTTGATGAATGGACTTTACAATATGGAATGAATAACTATAAACAAGGAAAAGCCAACAAAGGCGCTGAATTGTTTATTGCTAACTATTCCCTAAACGCACCATCAGAGTCGTTAGACCACCCCCCCGAACAACTGACACTCAAACTTTAGCCATTCCCTCCCGAGCCAATGACCGACCTCTACCCCTATCTCTTAGTTCAATCTCCCAAGGGAGACTCAGACAAGTTTGTATTACAGGATACTAATTATACGATTGGGCGACTTCCAGAAAACGACATCCCTTTACCCGAAGACCCCAAATCCCGCATTACCCGAGTCAAACATTGTCTATTAGAACGAAAAGAGGGTCAATGGTGCATCACAGACGATAGCCGCAATGGGATTGTGGTTCATTATCCCAATGCTACCCCAGAACCCGTGAACTACCGTACCGTTGCCCTAGATCCGGGTTCGATCGTAGACATTCACGGCTGGACACTACAATTTCACGATCCCCATCCCACCGTCGGCCCCACCCGAGGGCCCAATAGCATCAAAGTGACCCCAGAGTTTATCTATAAAGTCTCCCAGGCGACCCTATTTTATCAAGAAGGGAGGGTGCGATCGCCCATCAAACCCCGTCCCAAAGTCAACCAAATGCTCGGTTACATGGCCCAACGCAACCTCGACCATGGGGAACCCGTACTCTGTTCCTATGACGAGTTACTGGAGGCTCTTTGGGACAAAAATGATAGTAAAACGCCAATGCCTGAAGATTTAAGGATATTAGCCCGTGAAATTCGCCTTTTACTAGAGCAAAATGGCTCAGAAACCCCCAAAACCCAGTTAGAAACCAAAAAAGGACAGGGCTATATCCTCAGAATTAGCTGTGAACCCTAATCATCATCCCTAGTGACGCTCGCCCAACTATAGAAGAGAATAGAAGCATCGAGTCAAAAATGACAGAGAGGACATCAAAGGCTGATGGCAACATTCCCTAAAAAATTTTACGAAAGTTTAAAAGACTTAACCATTAATAACACCTACCATCTCAGCGAAATTTTGGGGATGGGGGGGTTTGCTTGCGTGTTCGCAGCGGAGGAGCGTGCGCGAGACCACCTGTTACGGGAAGTCGCGGTAAAACTGATTGATGATGAGGGCGGGGACCCAGAGAATCATGACCTTCCCAACGACTTAAATCAATCCACCCAACTTAACCTAGACCCTCTGACTCATACCCAGACAACGAAAGTCTCGGAGTCAATTCGCGAGAATAAACCCCGTAAATCTCCAAAGTATAACCCGCTTAATGAGTTAAAAGAAGCCACCCACTTCAACCATGACCATCTCATTCGCGCCTATACGGCTGGCTCCTGTCAGTTAGACGAGATCGACTTTTTGTATATTGTTATGGAGAAGGGCGAATGTTCCTTAGAGCATAAAATACAAAAACAGTGCCTATCTCCGGCTGAGACGATAACTCTGATTCGTCACGTCGCCACCGGGTTAGCCTATTTACATAACCAGGGAAAAGTACATCGGGACATAAAACCCGCGAACGTCCTCTGGATCAACTCCTCCTGGAAACTCTCAGATTTTGGCTTAGTTCGTAGTTTAGATGCTCAGAGTTACGTCAAAACGAGTGAGTCTTATGGGACCTACACCTATATGCCCCCAGAAGCCTTTAATGGTCAAATCTCCCCAGGTTGGGATATCTGGTCTTTGGGCATTATGACCGTGATAGCTCTAACGGGCAAACTCCCCTATCAAGTTGAATATGACAATCTCTCGATCACCAATCCCCTGATTAAGCAGGTGATAGAGGGCAACCTGCAAATTCCCCCATTACCGAGAGAACTCGATATCCTAGTGCGAGGTTGTCTGCGGTGCGATCGCCGTCAACGCTGGACAGCACAACAGATTCTCGACTATCTCGACAGTGATAACCCGATTGACCCCAACGAAGTAACCTTCGAACCCTTTGGGTTTGAAACCATAAACCTAGAGGTGGTCAGTTCCTTCTGGAAATCGAAAGAAATCATTGCGCAACGCCAGTCCGGGAAAAGTCGTCAATGGGTGCAACCCCTTCTCAACGGTGTCACCCTAGAGATGGTGGAAATTCCCGAAGGCAGCTTCCTCATGGGGGCCCCCGAAGAGGAAGAACAGGCAGAAAATGATGAATATCCTCAGCATCTCGTCACCATCCCCCGTTTGTTAATGGGGAAACACCTCATCACCCAGGCCCAGTGGCTCATTGTGGCAGAATTACCCCAAATCTATCGCAGCCTGGAACTTGAGCCGTCATGGTTCAGGGGAGATACATTCCCAGTCGAGCAAATCTCCTGGTATGACAGCATCGAGTTTTGCGCCCGTCTGAGTCAAGCCACCGGACGGAACTATCGTCTCCCCAGTGAAGCCGAATGGGAATATGCCTGTCGTGCCGGAACCACAACCCCTTTTTCCTGCGGAGACACCCTCTCCACCGACTTAGCCAACTATGACGGCACCTCCACCTATGGCTTAGGCCAACCTGGAGCCTATCGCCAAACAACCACTCCCGTCGGCAGCTTTCCCCCTAACCCGTTTGGCCTCTACGATATGCACGGCAACCTCCGTGAATGGTGTTTAGATAATTGGCGTGAGAATTATCTAAAGGTTCCTAGAAATGGAGATCCCTGTCTATCTCAGAGGAATCCCCCTCAATCCTCCCGAAACTGGCAAGATTGTTTGTCCAAGATGCTTGAAGAGACCCATGACAAGCTCCTGCGTGGCGGTTCATGGGATAGCCTTGCCAAGGAATGTCGTTGTGCCTATCGACATTGGTTTGCCCCCCAAAATCGCAGCAGCAGCATCGGTTTCCGGATTTGTTGTTCCCCCATTGCCCAGTCTGAGGGCTAGACGTTCTCTGTCATGGCCGCTACGACGCAGTGACAACCCAGGTGCCAGCTCGCCCGGGTCCGGTCTCTGCTGGCTATCCCGATAGAGTTGGGTTTTCCCTACCCGAATTTTATCTACATTTTATCTACATTTTATTTAGATTTTATGGACTCACAAAAAGCAAGAAAAAACCAAAATTTTACGTAGATTTTATGGAGCTATAATTCTCATTGCTTGGCTAAAATGCGAGTCTGGATATAGTCAAAAACGCAAACAAAAAGCCTCATGACTTATATCTTCAAGCTCGCAGAACGCCAGGAACTTATGACCGCAGGTTCCTATCATGAAAAGCTCAAAGTCCTAGCTCGACAGTTATCTAAAATCACCTCGACCCTGGAACACGAAAGCTATCTTTGTTTTATCTTGCGCGTCATGGTAGAAGCTCCCAGTCGCCTTTACTGGAAACCCGTCAAAGGACAACAAGACTCACTCTACTTACAAGCTAGCGAAACCGCCTGGGACTACATTGAACGCAAATTAAGGGGTAAAGTGCTAGGAGGAAAAGCCTATGACCCTGATGCGGGAAATGGGAGCCTCATTACCCTCTGGAATATCCGCTGTAAAGGAGAATACCTGACCTTAAAAAAACAAGAAAAACTCCGGATGACCAGCAACCTCATCGACACCAGCACCGGTGAACCTCTCAACCTTCTGGAGAATCTAGCCGCACCCCCCAATTCAGACCTTCCTATGATTGAGCAAATTCGCCAGGCGATCGTTGAAGACGTAAACGGTAAATTTCAGGGTGCTTGGGTTCACAAAGCCTCTAGACTGACCGCTCAGACAGTCTGTTTGCACATCGTCGATTCGGTCTTGCGGGGGGAGAACTGGACTCTAGCGAGTCTCGCGGCTCACTTCCAAATTTCCCAAGGAAGCATGAACTCAGCCTGGACTCGCACCCTCAAACCCCTATTGGGGGAACTATCCCAGGAGTGGGATGCGAGTTAAGCCACTCGCGAGAGCAAGGGACTTCGGTTCACTTGCTCCTCCCCGGTCTGGGATTGGAGACGTGACCCCAGTCCCTGCCGTCATATGTTTAGCATTTCTTCATAAAGTAACATTTTGTTAAGTTGAGTAAAATCTCTCAAAGCCAATTCAGGAAAGGGTTTTAGCCACTTTCAAGCCGATGTCCGATATATTTCTAAATAAAATCTTCACATTTGACTGGTCTAATGACGGGTGAAGGTTCAACACCGGTTGCCACGTATATAATAGGCGACCTCATAAATTTGCCCGAGAGTTTAGCGGGCGAGAGTTTAAATCGGCTCTGTCTTCAATAAAGAGCCAGTTTTTTGAAAACACTTATCCAACAGGCTTGTTATGCTTAGCCCGAAATTAGGTTCGGGCTTATTTTTTTCTGGGGGGAGACCCTAACGCACTTCCTGCACTTCAATCTCCCGTTCTAGAGACACGATGACCTCGTCACCCCGACGTAGTTCATACTCCCCACGCCAGGTTCCCGGCAAAATCGGACGTTGGGCGCTGTTGCGTTTCCCGACCGCGTTATACCAATTGAGATTCGATTGGTCGGCGGTCGTTTCATAGTCCGTAATCACGGTTCCTTCGGGGTCAAGGAGTCGGAAATGTTCCACATCTCCCTCCAAGATGCCATAGCCATGAATCCAGAAATAAATTAGGGGAATATCCTCAGACAAACTCACGTCATTAAAATACCCCTGCCAGAAGCGGTCAAGAGATAAGTCTTCCGCTGCAAAGCCGGCACTTAAAACCCCTGTGGGTTCGTAACCGAGGGGGTCTTCCCAAAGGGGACGACGTTCTAAGTTGCACCCTGTTTCCTCGGTTACGCCAACAAAGGGGTCGATGACTTCTCCCTGATAGCGAACCGTGATATGGACATGGGGAAAGGTGGTTTTACCGGAGAGGCCCACCAATCCCAAGGTCTCACCCTGGGCCAACTGCTGGCCAGGTTCGACAACAATGCTATTTTGCTTGAGATGACAATATTGGGTTTCCCAGCCATCGCCATGGTCCATGACTAAACCATTGCCACATTCGCGTCCTTGTTCCTCAACTTGGGCGATATCCTCAGCGGTTCTCAGGCGGCGGTCGGGTTCGCCATCGCGCAATCGTAACACCTGTCCATCGGCAGAGGCGATGACTGCAACTCCTTCCCGCATGGCCACTTTGTCCGGAATGGCAAAATCTGTTCCGTTGTGGCCATCATAGGTTTGGCGGCCGCAGGCGAAGTCTTGGGCGTTGTCGCTGGGGTCTCGGTCAACGTAGAGGAGGGTGAAACAGTCTTCCCCTAGGGTGCAATCAATGGGGGGGATGAATTGCACCCAGTCAGCATCGGGGGGACGGACGACTTCATGGGGGGCTAGGTCCGGTTGACGACTGGCCTGAGGGGGGCTAGTGGTTTGACAGGCGGTGATGACCAGAATGCTGGTGAGAAGGGAGAGGGTGAAGAGGAGGAATCGTCGGGGAAGCATAGGGAGAGGAGGCAAGGGGCAAGAGGCAAGGGGCAAAAGGCGATAGGGAACCACAGAGTCACAGAGGACACGGAGTAGGACACGGAGTAGGGGCGAACTCGGGTGGAATTGGAACGGCTATAACATGATTCAGGGTTCGGCATTCACTATCCTGAGACTTTTTTGGGGGAATTGAGGTTCCCTAGAGGACTTGGGCGGGGGATGGGGTTAGGGTTAGGCTGTAGTCCTCTCGTTGGCGGCTGAGGTGGGGGTTGTAACAGGGGTCATCGTCTAGGTAGTCGCCCCAACGCTGTTTCATGTAGTCAATTTCTTGCTTGAAGCGGAGTTGCTTCTCAGGGGTGTTCTCTTGGCCGCGACTTTTGGATTCGTAGTGGTAGAGACGGACATGGGGTAGACAGACATTGCGATACCCCTGTTCTATCATTTTCAAACAGAAGTCCACATCGTTGAAGGCGACGCTGAGGGATTCTTCAAAGCCACCGATGGCATCGAACACCTCCCGGCGACAGAGGAGACAGGCGGCGGTGACGGCGGAATAGTTGTTGACGGTTTGCAGTTGG contains these protein-coding regions:
- a CDS encoding M23 family metallopeptidase; its protein translation is MLPRRFLLFTLSLLTSILVITACQTTSPPQASRQPDLAPHEVVRPPDADWVQFIPPIDCTLGEDCFTLLYVDRDPSDNAQDFACGRQTYDGHNGTDFAIPDKVAMREGVAVIASADGQVLRLRDGEPDRRLRTAEDIAQVEEQGRECGNGLVMDHGDGWETQYCHLKQNSIVVEPGQQLAQGETLGLVGLSGKTTFPHVHITVRYQGEVIDPFVGVTEETGCNLERRPLWEDPLGYEPTGVLSAGFAAEDLSLDRFWQGYFNDVSLSEDIPLIYFWIHGYGILEGDVEHFRLLDPEGTVITDYETTADQSNLNWYNAVGKRNSAQRPILPGTWRGEYELRRGDEVIVSLEREIEVQEVR
- a CDS encoding FHA domain-containing protein — protein: MTDLYPYLLVQSPKGDSDKFVLQDTNYTIGRLPENDIPLPEDPKSRITRVKHCLLERKEGQWCITDDSRNGIVVHYPNATPEPVNYRTVALDPGSIVDIHGWTLQFHDPHPTVGPTRGPNSIKVTPEFIYKVSQATLFYQEGRVRSPIKPRPKVNQMLGYMAQRNLDHGEPVLCSYDELLEALWDKNDSKTPMPEDLRILAREIRLLLEQNGSETPKTQLETKKGQGYILRISCEP
- a CDS encoding DNA adenine methylase; its protein translation is MPTLTSIRTPLRYPGGKSKALRQIFAKFPTAFDAYREPFVGGGSVFIELKKQQPNLPIWINDLNPDVYCFWKCAQSHLSEFSQEVRQIKETRQDGRELFQELATVDVSQLSELERAIRFFVLNRITFSGTIEAGGYSQKSFEQRFTDSSIDRLSALGPVLEGVNITNLDFSELLQAEKGSEGDRTFIFLDPPYLSATKSKLYGKRGHYHSQFDHNRFAQVLATCPHDWLITYDDSPQVRENFRFANLDEWTLQYGMNNYKQGKANKGAELFIANYSLNAPSESLDHPPEQLTLKL
- a CDS encoding SUMF1/EgtB/PvdO family nonheme iron enzyme; translation: MATFPKKFYESLKDLTINNTYHLSEILGMGGFACVFAAEERARDHLLREVAVKLIDDEGGDPENHDLPNDLNQSTQLNLDPLTHTQTTKVSESIRENKPRKSPKYNPLNELKEATHFNHDHLIRAYTAGSCQLDEIDFLYIVMEKGECSLEHKIQKQCLSPAETITLIRHVATGLAYLHNQGKVHRDIKPANVLWINSSWKLSDFGLVRSLDAQSYVKTSESYGTYTYMPPEAFNGQISPGWDIWSLGIMTVIALTGKLPYQVEYDNLSITNPLIKQVIEGNLQIPPLPRELDILVRGCLRCDRRQRWTAQQILDYLDSDNPIDPNEVTFEPFGFETINLEVVSSFWKSKEIIAQRQSGKSRQWVQPLLNGVTLEMVEIPEGSFLMGAPEEEEQAENDEYPQHLVTIPRLLMGKHLITQAQWLIVAELPQIYRSLELEPSWFRGDTFPVEQISWYDSIEFCARLSQATGRNYRLPSEAEWEYACRAGTTTPFSCGDTLSTDLANYDGTSTYGLGQPGAYRQTTTPVGSFPPNPFGLYDMHGNLREWCLDNWRENYLKVPRNGDPCLSQRNPPQSSRNWQDCLSKMLEETHDKLLRGGSWDSLAKECRCAYRHWFAPQNRSSSIGFRICCSPIAQSEG